A DNA window from Ignavibacteriales bacterium contains the following coding sequences:
- a CDS encoding homocysteine S-methyltransferase family protein, whose protein sequence is MISFVERLKRPEVIIADGAMGTMLFQRGLKPGECPELMNLDHPEVLEDIARLYLDAGAEIIQTNTFGGSPLKLSAYGLDDKTEEINSKAVQAVRKVVKDKAYVSASCGPSGKLLEPFGDTKSITIFESYLRQLKILICNGVDLICIETMTDLNETILAVRAVRSISSEIPVCATMTFDKTPRGFYTIMGVSIKQAVDGLTEAGVDVIGSNCGNGIERMIEIAQEFRKHTDLPIIIQSNAGLPVMKNGELIYNETPEFMAEKSRELLTVGVKIIGGCCGTTPNHIAAMRNGVFG, encoded by the coding sequence ATGATATCTTTTGTCGAAAGATTAAAGCGACCAGAAGTAATCATCGCCGATGGCGCGATGGGTACAATGCTTTTCCAGCGTGGATTAAAGCCGGGTGAATGTCCGGAGTTGATGAACCTTGACCATCCTGAAGTTTTAGAAGATATCGCTCGTCTGTATTTAGATGCGGGGGCTGAAATAATCCAGACAAATACATTCGGTGGTTCACCACTTAAACTTTCAGCATACGGCCTCGACGATAAAACAGAAGAAATAAACTCAAAAGCCGTGCAGGCAGTAAGAAAAGTGGTTAAAGACAAAGCTTATGTTTCCGCATCATGCGGACCATCTGGGAAACTTTTAGAACCATTTGGCGACACGAAATCGATTACGATATTCGAGTCTTATCTTCGACAATTGAAAATATTGATCTGCAACGGTGTAGATTTGATTTGCATTGAAACCATGACAGATTTAAACGAAACAATTCTTGCCGTAAGAGCCGTTAGATCAATTTCTTCAGAGATACCTGTTTGTGCAACAATGACATTTGATAAAACTCCACGCGGGTTTTATACAATTATGGGTGTCTCGATTAAGCAAGCGGTAGATGGACTTACGGAAGCCGGTGTTGATGTAATCGGATCAAATTGCGGTAATGGTATTGAGAGGATGATTGAGATCGCCCAAGAATTCCGCAAGCACACCGATCTTCCGATAATAATTCAATCAAACGCTGGACTGCCGGTAATGAAGAACGGTGAATTAATTTACAATGAGACACCCGAGTTCATGGCAGAAAAAAGTCGGGAGTTGCTGACTGTCGGTGTAAAAATTATCGGCGGATGCTGTGGGACAACTCCGAATCATATCGCGGCGATGAGGAATGGTGTATTTGGTTGA
- a CDS encoding corrinoid protein has product MNIIQKLSEQLQQGNSKNVAELTQQAINENIDTKTILDEGLIAGMSVVGEKFKQHEIFLPDVLLAAKAMYTGMDLLKPLMLKEGIPTIGKVVIGTVQGDLHDIGKNLVAIMLKGAGFEVIDLGNDVSPEKFLDTAEKENAEIIGMSALLTTTMPVMKKVIDLARERRIYGKKKFIVGGAPLSSEYAKEIGADAYCFDGMSAVESVKRILGHS; this is encoded by the coding sequence ATGAACATCATACAAAAACTTTCTGAGCAACTTCAACAAGGTAACTCGAAGAATGTTGCCGAGCTTACTCAACAGGCAATCAATGAAAACATTGACACTAAAACTATTCTCGATGAAGGACTCATTGCCGGCATGTCTGTTGTTGGAGAAAAATTCAAACAGCACGAGATTTTCCTGCCGGATGTCCTACTTGCGGCAAAAGCAATGTACACCGGCATGGATTTGCTGAAACCATTGATGCTTAAGGAAGGAATTCCAACTATCGGCAAAGTAGTTATCGGAACTGTTCAAGGAGATTTGCACGACATCGGTAAAAATCTTGTTGCCATTATGCTTAAAGGCGCTGGCTTCGAGGTTATTGATTTAGGCAATGATGTTTCTCCTGAAAAATTTCTCGACACAGCGGAAAAAGAAAATGCAGAAATAATCGGCATGTCTGCACTCCTCACCACAACGATGCCGGTTATGAAAAAGGTGATTGATCTTGCAAGAGAACGGCGGATTTACGGAAAGAAAAAATTTATTGTCGGCGGAGCGCCGCTTTCTTCTGAATACGCAAAAGAGATTGGCGCGGACGCTTATTGCTTCGACGGTATGAGCGCTGTGGAATCCGTCAAACGCATTTTAGGACATTCATGA